A stretch of the Sphingomonas sp. CL5.1 genome encodes the following:
- a CDS encoding DEAD/DEAH box helicase family protein, whose translation MTDLSRDDRLRRQVAQRLSLRKPQEEGLHILGDVAGMIDWTGTVDPVALLDEVKARYPSVESFERAFPSLAFALATGVGKTRLMGAFIAWLYLTGRSKNFFVLAPNTTIYDKLVTDFSRQSSAKYVFRGIAEFAQTPPIIVTGDTWEEGRGIRGSDLFGGEAIINIFNVDKINKEKGRIRSFRETLGESYFDYLSRLPDLVMLMDEAHRYRAKAAANAVFELAPRIGLELTATPKTVGASPKDFKNVVYSYGLGQAMADGYVKEPAVATRADFRPDGVAPEELERIMLADGITYHEHVKVELDLYARQSGRQQVHPFMLVVARDTAHASAIRAYLESEEFHDGAYRGRVIEVHSNQTGEESNDAMARLVGLEHDAQTDIVVHVNKLKEGWDVTNLYTIVPLRASASEILTEQTLGRGLRLPYGVRTGVEAVDTLTVIAHDRFDEVIKRAKEPGSIVRLKEITIGEGGDVTPEAREVMTVPTAFEAALTGRLPEMGGGVVAEERADYIPPTPEKVAYVDTTLALIRDKFERKLTGGLADLKKPEVQAEIAHDVRAATAAAQGSFDTLLGHDEVEQLIAQIAVGVADNTIEIPEIVVLPSREVNFWFDDFDLDGLDTIRFRPSSDTILIRNLRDDSQRELARSNAGPREKRPEDYIIRHLMDFPEVDYDSHAAKLYKWASQVIERLRAYLGTEEEVEAVALEHGQALARFVFEQMRRHYRETPVEYRATRVRSFKALKPQQLGVSLSKKLLLTEAATPLSSTPGILFYGSKKSPYQFHKFDSDPERRFAALIDSSNMPGVLRWLRPAAGQFDIEYDRGRRYEPDFVVECSDRKLIVEVKAHRDMTDAVVLEKARAARAWVMNANQFAAEGDGKEWGYALLSEHDVTESMTLAGLLAKAA comes from the coding sequence ATGACTGACCTGTCTCGGGACGACCGTCTGCGCCGTCAAGTCGCGCAGCGCCTCAGCCTCCGCAAGCCGCAGGAAGAAGGCCTACACATCCTCGGCGATGTCGCCGGCATGATCGACTGGACGGGCACTGTCGATCCGGTGGCGCTGCTCGACGAGGTGAAGGCTCGATACCCGTCGGTCGAGAGCTTCGAGCGCGCATTCCCGTCGCTGGCCTTCGCGCTGGCGACGGGCGTCGGCAAGACCCGGCTGATGGGCGCCTTCATCGCCTGGCTCTATCTCACCGGGCGGTCGAAGAACTTCTTCGTCCTCGCGCCGAACACAACGATCTACGACAAGCTGGTCACCGATTTCTCGCGCCAGTCGTCGGCTAAATACGTGTTCCGCGGCATCGCCGAGTTCGCCCAGACCCCACCAATCATAGTCACAGGCGATACCTGGGAGGAAGGCCGCGGCATTCGCGGGTCCGATCTGTTCGGCGGCGAGGCGATCATCAACATCTTCAACGTCGACAAGATCAACAAGGAGAAGGGACGCATCCGATCGTTCCGCGAGACGCTGGGCGAGAGCTATTTCGACTATCTCTCCCGCCTGCCGGATCTTGTCATGCTGATGGATGAGGCGCATCGCTACCGCGCAAAGGCGGCGGCCAACGCGGTGTTCGAACTTGCACCCCGGATCGGACTGGAATTGACGGCCACGCCCAAGACGGTCGGCGCCAGCCCTAAGGATTTCAAGAATGTTGTTTACTCCTACGGCCTCGGTCAGGCGATGGCCGACGGCTATGTGAAGGAGCCAGCCGTCGCCACCCGCGCCGACTTCCGACCCGACGGGGTTGCGCCAGAGGAACTCGAGCGGATCATGCTCGCCGATGGCATCACCTATCACGAGCATGTGAAGGTCGAGCTGGACCTCTATGCCCGGCAGAGTGGTCGCCAGCAGGTTCACCCTTTCATGCTTGTCGTCGCTCGCGACACGGCGCACGCCAGCGCGATCCGCGCCTATCTGGAAAGCGAGGAGTTCCACGATGGCGCCTATCGTGGTCGCGTGATCGAGGTTCACTCGAACCAGACCGGCGAAGAGTCGAATGATGCGATGGCCCGCCTCGTCGGCCTTGAGCATGACGCACAGACCGACATCGTCGTGCACGTCAATAAGCTCAAGGAAGGCTGGGACGTCACCAATCTCTACACGATTGTGCCGCTGCGTGCCTCGGCGTCGGAAATCCTGACCGAGCAGACGCTGGGGCGCGGCCTGCGCCTGCCCTATGGGGTGCGCACTGGCGTCGAAGCTGTCGATACGCTGACCGTTATCGCACACGATCGCTTTGACGAGGTCATCAAGCGGGCGAAGGAGCCAGGCTCAATTGTTCGCCTGAAAGAAATTACGATCGGCGAAGGCGGCGACGTCACCCCCGAGGCGCGTGAAGTGATGACCGTGCCGACGGCATTCGAAGCGGCCCTCACGGGGCGGTTGCCCGAAATGGGCGGCGGCGTGGTGGCCGAGGAGCGTGCGGATTATATCCCGCCGACGCCGGAGAAGGTCGCCTATGTCGATACGACGTTGGCGCTGATCCGCGACAAGTTCGAGCGGAAGCTGACCGGCGGCCTGGCTGATCTGAAGAAACCCGAAGTTCAGGCCGAAATTGCTCACGATGTCCGCGCCGCGACGGCCGCCGCGCAAGGGAGCTTCGACACACTGCTCGGGCACGACGAAGTCGAGCAGCTCATCGCCCAGATCGCAGTGGGTGTTGCCGACAACACGATCGAAATCCCGGAAATCGTGGTGCTGCCTAGCCGCGAGGTGAATTTCTGGTTCGACGATTTCGATCTGGACGGTCTGGACACCATCCGTTTCCGCCCGAGCAGCGACACCATCCTGATCCGAAACTTGCGCGATGACAGTCAGCGCGAACTCGCACGGTCGAATGCCGGCCCACGCGAGAAGCGCCCGGAGGATTACATCATCCGGCATCTGATGGACTTCCCTGAGGTCGATTACGACAGCCACGCTGCCAAGCTCTATAAATGGGCCAGTCAGGTGATTGAGCGACTCCGCGCCTATCTCGGCACCGAGGAGGAAGTGGAGGCTGTCGCGCTGGAGCATGGGCAGGCGCTGGCCCGCTTTGTGTTTGAACAGATGCGCCGCCATTATCGGGAAACGCCGGTCGAGTATCGCGCCACCCGTGTCCGATCTTTCAAGGCATTGAAGCCTCAGCAGCTCGGCGTCAGCCTGTCAAAGAAGCTGCTGTTGACCGAGGCTGCAACGCCGCTCTCGTCCACGCCGGGGATCCTCTTCTATGGCTCAAAGAAAAGCCCCTACCAGTTTCACAAATTTGATTCCGATCCGGAGCGTCGCTTCGCTGCGCTGATAGACAGCAGCAATATGCCGGGCGTGCTACGCTGGCTTCGCCCTGCGGCTGGTCAGTTCGATATCGAATATGACCGCGGCCGCCGTTACGAGCCGGATTTCGTCGTTGAGTGCTCCGACCGGAAACTAATTGTCGAAGTGAAGGCTCACCGGGATATGACGGATGCTGTGGTCCTCGAAAAGGCGCGAGCAGCGCGGGCTTGGGTAATGAATGCCAACCAGTTTGCGGCAGAGGGAGATGGCAAGGAATGGGGATACGCACTTCTGTCCGAGCATGACGTCACCGAAAGCATGACACTGGCGGGCCTTTTGGCGAAGGCGGCTTGA
- a CDS encoding site-specific DNA-methyltransferase, with product MKKTKLELTWPGKEERPRLEPRILLEHPERGHHAATKGEGDLFDNMLIKGDNLLALKALEQEYAGKVKCVYIDPPFNTGAAFEHYDDGIEHSLWLSLMRERLEILRRLLSPQGFICVHIDDSEGHYLKVLLDEVFGRKNYLTTLYIQVRYPQKTLKQDMDFHKEVEMVHVYRKEYGAEPRLNEIGWTDEKYCFYVHENDEPETIELGGKRVDVFRDGQFNLVKGEPSSDGLKEIWATGTILDGNSSGRFFRDYLTGRSERDGLGSLYKVYGIGDDHLDYRYFTGPKRATATKGKYFQGIPVSKSVDPSATQKTPIENFYDLAGSFGNCRHEGGVEFRSGKKPEKLLHIILKHFSEPGDLVLDSFAGSGTTGAVAHKMRRRWITVEIGDHADTHVAKRIAGIVDGNDDTGVTGDVGWKGGGGFRYYTIAPSLLEQDRFGNWVIAPEYNGPMLAEAMCKHLGFTYDPAQDDAEWWRHGRSSETDFLYVTTQALTQDALRLLSQEVGSERSLLICARAFSGNLDAFENLTCRKIPSSILTKCEWGRDDYSLNVAALPDREEPATDALDAGPLFAGEPSND from the coding sequence ATGAAGAAGACCAAACTTGAACTCACCTGGCCCGGCAAGGAAGAGCGCCCCCGCTTGGAGCCGCGCATCCTGCTGGAGCACCCGGAACGTGGCCATCATGCCGCCACGAAAGGCGAAGGCGATCTGTTCGACAACATGCTGATCAAGGGCGACAATCTGCTCGCGCTCAAGGCGCTGGAGCAGGAATATGCAGGCAAGGTGAAATGCGTTTATATCGATCCGCCGTTCAATACCGGTGCAGCGTTCGAGCATTACGATGACGGAATTGAGCACTCCTTATGGCTTAGCCTTATGCGGGAGAGGCTAGAAATTCTTCGTAGATTGCTGTCTCCTCAGGGATTTATTTGTGTCCACATTGATGACAGCGAGGGTCACTATCTCAAGGTTCTCCTTGATGAGGTGTTTGGAAGAAAAAACTACCTAACTACTTTGTATATTCAAGTTCGCTATCCGCAAAAGACTTTGAAGCAGGATATGGACTTTCACAAAGAAGTTGAAATGGTTCACGTTTACAGAAAGGAGTATGGTGCCGAACCGAGATTAAACGAAATCGGTTGGACTGACGAAAAGTATTGTTTCTATGTTCATGAGAATGATGAGCCGGAAACAATTGAACTCGGCGGTAAGAGGGTGGACGTATTCCGAGACGGTCAGTTCAATCTTGTAAAAGGTGAACCTAGCAGCGACGGACTCAAAGAGATATGGGCCACGGGAACCATCCTTGATGGAAACTCCTCGGGTCGTTTTTTTAGAGATTATCTGACTGGTCGCTCCGAAAGAGACGGCCTTGGATCGCTATATAAAGTTTATGGGATCGGAGATGATCATTTAGATTACAGGTATTTCACTGGCCCCAAGCGCGCTACCGCTACGAAGGGTAAATATTTTCAAGGAATTCCTGTATCTAAGTCAGTTGATCCCTCAGCTACGCAGAAAACTCCTATCGAAAATTTTTATGATCTTGCTGGAAGTTTTGGAAATTGTCGGCATGAAGGTGGCGTAGAATTTAGAAGCGGCAAAAAACCTGAAAAGTTGCTGCACATCATTCTCAAGCATTTTTCTGAGCCGGGTGATCTTGTGCTTGATTCTTTTGCGGGTTCGGGCACGACTGGCGCGGTGGCGCATAAGATGCGGCGTCGCTGGATCACTGTCGAAATCGGTGATCATGCCGATACCCATGTAGCAAAACGCATCGCGGGCATTGTAGACGGCAACGATGACACGGGCGTCACAGGCGATGTTGGTTGGAAAGGCGGTGGGGGTTTTCGCTATTATACGATTGCGCCTTCGCTGTTGGAGCAAGACCGCTTTGGAAATTGGGTAATCGCACCTGAATACAATGGTCCGATGCTTGCCGAGGCAATGTGCAAGCATCTCGGGTTCACCTATGATCCCGCGCAGGACGATGCCGAATGGTGGCGTCATGGCCGGTCAAGCGAAACCGATTTCCTTTACGTCACGACGCAAGCGTTGACGCAGGATGCGCTCCGTCTGCTGTCGCAAGAGGTGGGATCGGAGCGATCTCTGCTGATCTGCGCGCGTGCCTTCTCCGGGAATCTTGACGCCTTTGAGAACCTCACCTGTCGCAAGATCCCTTCCAGCATTCTGACCAAGTGCGAATGGGGCCGCGACGATTACTCGCTGAACGTGGCCGCCCTGCCGGATCGCGAGGAGCCCGCCACGGACGCGCTCGATGCCGGTCCGCTGTTCGCCGGAGAGCCGTCGAATGACTGA
- a CDS encoding SNF2-related protein, whose product MYLPVQGRYHAHRLTISGNGEDAFTQSLTSARVEMNPHQVDAALFALKSPFAKGVLLADEVGLGKTIEAGLVMSQRWAERRRRILLVVPASLRKQWQQELFEKFTIKSLILDAKTFGEQRRGGSLKPFETKDAVVIVSYEFAARKADEIRAVPWDLVIFDEAHRLRNVHRKTAKRAKVLKDAVKDRFKILLTATPLQNSLTELYGIVSMIDEMHFGGESAFKAQYMGANSTPASQQILRDRLATICHRTLRRQVQEAGHINFRQRHAVTFQFEPHDVETELYEQLSAYLQDPDTIAYGSKTNALVILQARKSLGSSTAAVAGYLDTLLERLRRKERASTEMTDDFEEAFEEEKEQQDDEDGDAEAPIDPVKLAAEITLVEGMRDLARNIGPNGKGEKLVDNLPAVLDEIEAKGGKRKAVIFTESVRTQRYLNQLLADHGYAGRIALMNGSNNDPDSRALYDAWKDRHAGTDRISGSKTADMKAAIVEAFKSDDKSILIATESGAEGINLQFCSLLINYDLPWNPQRVEQRIGRCHRYGQLVDVTVVNMLNLKNRAEARIHQLLEQKLHLFEGVFGASDEVLGILTDGIDFEREVLRIVQSCRSAEEADREFDVLTARIQDSIDADLEAARAKVLESMDSDVVAKLHRREKALAEIVPEFQQRLLMVAHAELPNAQFPAPDGLWFDHDGQRWTTKWPMADEEGWQFFRVGDGLGHTLVEDAKARTGDQVEAVEFDPAAYPYAGQLGGVVDLAGQSGWLRAFKAIMPVPEAHREEVLVVVQTDDGRVIPAEVGDKMMMAPARSLGTADQIAPGDQLDVLREQEFAAFSERVAKENLAWLEEKEEQLGRYGRDREIEIEAQVAELDAEIKEMERAKRAPGLGMEQKLTQMRELRKKEAARDELKMSQFETKRKVNADINRTLDELAELLDQKPQIEELFTLRWTVA is encoded by the coding sequence GTGTATCTGCCAGTTCAAGGGCGCTACCACGCGCACAGGCTAACTATATCCGGCAACGGCGAAGACGCCTTTACTCAGTCTCTGACATCTGCTCGTGTCGAGATGAATCCGCATCAAGTCGATGCGGCATTGTTTGCGCTGAAATCCCCGTTTGCCAAAGGTGTATTGCTCGCTGACGAAGTTGGCCTCGGCAAAACGATCGAAGCAGGGCTTGTGATGTCTCAGCGCTGGGCTGAACGGCGACGGCGTATCCTGCTTGTGGTGCCGGCGTCGCTACGCAAACAATGGCAACAGGAGCTGTTCGAGAAATTCACGATAAAGTCGCTGATCCTTGATGCGAAAACCTTTGGTGAGCAGCGGCGCGGCGGGAGCCTCAAGCCGTTTGAAACGAAGGATGCTGTCGTAATCGTCAGCTACGAATTTGCAGCACGCAAAGCAGATGAGATCCGAGCTGTTCCGTGGGACTTGGTGATTTTCGACGAGGCGCATCGCCTGCGCAATGTCCATCGAAAGACGGCAAAGCGCGCCAAGGTTCTTAAAGACGCGGTCAAAGACCGCTTCAAGATTTTGCTCACTGCGACCCCGCTACAGAATTCGCTGACCGAGCTTTACGGCATCGTTTCAATGATCGATGAAATGCACTTTGGTGGAGAGAGCGCCTTCAAAGCGCAGTATATGGGCGCAAACTCTACGCCCGCGTCGCAGCAAATACTGCGCGACCGCCTTGCAACGATCTGCCACCGCACTCTGCGGCGACAAGTTCAGGAGGCGGGGCACATCAATTTTCGCCAGCGCCATGCGGTCACCTTTCAGTTCGAGCCCCATGACGTCGAGACCGAACTATACGAACAGCTGTCCGCCTATCTCCAGGATCCGGACACCATAGCCTACGGCAGTAAAACCAACGCCCTTGTCATTCTGCAAGCGCGTAAAAGTTTGGGATCGTCGACCGCAGCAGTGGCCGGCTATCTTGATACCCTGCTTGAACGTCTGCGCCGCAAGGAGCGAGCGTCGACCGAGATGACGGACGATTTCGAGGAAGCGTTTGAGGAGGAAAAGGAGCAGCAGGATGACGAGGACGGCGACGCCGAGGCGCCGATAGATCCGGTAAAGCTCGCTGCCGAAATCACCCTTGTCGAGGGTATGCGCGACCTCGCCCGCAATATCGGCCCCAACGGCAAAGGCGAGAAACTCGTCGACAATCTGCCCGCCGTTCTCGATGAAATCGAAGCAAAGGGCGGCAAACGCAAGGCGGTGATCTTCACCGAATCGGTCAGGACGCAGCGCTATCTGAATCAGCTTCTTGCCGATCACGGCTATGCGGGCCGCATCGCGCTGATGAACGGATCGAACAACGACCCGGATAGCCGTGCGCTGTATGACGCATGGAAGGATCGCCATGCCGGCACTGACCGGATTTCTGGATCGAAGACGGCCGATATGAAGGCCGCGATCGTCGAGGCCTTCAAGAGTGACGACAAGTCCATCCTCATCGCGACCGAGAGTGGCGCCGAAGGTATCAATCTTCAGTTCTGCTCGCTGCTGATCAACTATGATCTGCCCTGGAACCCCCAGCGGGTTGAGCAGCGCATCGGCCGCTGCCATCGGTATGGGCAGCTTGTCGATGTGACCGTCGTCAACATGCTGAATCTCAAAAATCGAGCCGAGGCGCGGATCCATCAGCTGCTCGAGCAGAAGCTCCACCTGTTTGAAGGGGTGTTTGGCGCGTCTGACGAGGTGCTGGGCATCCTTACTGACGGGATCGATTTCGAGCGTGAAGTGCTGCGGATCGTCCAGTCGTGTCGTAGCGCCGAGGAGGCCGACCGCGAATTCGATGTCCTTACCGCGCGGATCCAGGACAGCATCGACGCCGACCTCGAAGCTGCCCGCGCCAAGGTGCTGGAGAGCATGGATAGCGATGTCGTCGCCAAGCTGCACCGGCGCGAGAAGGCGTTGGCTGAGATAGTGCCAGAATTTCAACAGCGCTTGCTGATGGTCGCTCACGCTGAGTTGCCGAATGCCCAGTTCCCCGCTCCGGACGGGCTCTGGTTCGATCATGACGGTCAACGCTGGACGACGAAGTGGCCGATGGCCGACGAGGAAGGCTGGCAATTTTTCCGTGTCGGCGATGGCCTCGGCCACACGCTTGTCGAAGACGCCAAGGCCCGCACCGGCGATCAGGTAGAGGCTGTCGAATTCGACCCCGCTGCCTATCCGTATGCGGGACAGCTCGGAGGTGTTGTCGATCTCGCCGGTCAATCGGGGTGGTTGCGCGCGTTCAAGGCGATCATGCCGGTCCCAGAGGCGCATCGGGAGGAGGTGCTCGTCGTCGTGCAGACGGACGACGGTCGCGTGATTCCCGCCGAAGTTGGCGATAAGATGATGATGGCGCCGGCGCGAAGCCTCGGCACTGCCGATCAGATCGCGCCTGGCGATCAACTCGACGTTCTGCGGGAGCAGGAGTTTGCCGCCTTCTCCGAACGGGTAGCGAAGGAAAACCTCGCCTGGCTGGAGGAAAAGGAAGAGCAACTGGGCCGTTATGGCCGGGATCGTGAGATCGAGATCGAGGCGCAGGTCGCGGAACTCGACGCCGAAATCAAAGAGATGGAGCGCGCAAAACGTGCGCCCGGCCTCGGCATGGAGCAAAAGCTGACCCAAATGCGCGAGCTGAGAAAAAAGGAAGCCGCACGCGACGAACTGAAAATGTCGCAGTTCGAAACGAAGCGGAAGGTTAACGCCGACATCAACCGCACCCTTGATGAACTGGCCGAGCTGCTGGACCAGAAGCCGCAGATCGAGGAGCTGTTCACGCTCCGCTGGACAGTGGCCTGA
- a CDS encoding DUF2779 domain-containing protein produces MIQRQSSTSSARFGLSKSKITMFEQCPKRLWLSVHRPDMAEQDDGAEARFATGHEVGAVACALLPDGVMIEAEPDLAAALAATRALLDTGHDRPIFEATLQHDGVLVRIDVLEPDGSGGWHMAEVKSSTKAKDYHVGDLATQLWVARNAGVPISSAAIRHIDSSFVLEREGELDGLFADTDLSAVAEPIIAGRSETVAAARATLAGAEPATVPGDHCDAPFPCEFGGYCHVALPARPKWPVTVLPHGGGKRWIEQGIDDLFAVDPTALTNAIHARVHRATLSGEVYHDVEGARAAMADWAFPRTWLDFETIGFAVPRWIGTRPYQQVPFQFSAHVEAADGAIVHREFLNLDGGDPRRPCAEALIEMVPPSGAVIAYNASFERGRIMELAAAFPDLAAALEAIAGRIVDLLPVTRANWYHRDQRGSWSIKAVLPTIAAEMDYAGLEVKDGGSAQEAYVEAIAVGTTLARRVALDAALRAYCGRDTEAMIILARRLLAR; encoded by the coding sequence ATGATTCAGCGTCAATCTTCGACTTCCTCCGCTCGCTTCGGCTTGTCGAAGTCGAAGATCACCATGTTCGAGCAATGCCCCAAGCGGCTGTGGCTCTCCGTGCATCGGCCGGATATGGCCGAGCAGGATGATGGCGCGGAGGCGCGCTTCGCCACCGGGCATGAAGTCGGCGCCGTCGCTTGTGCGCTTCTGCCGGACGGCGTGATGATCGAGGCCGAGCCGGACCTGGCGGCGGCGCTCGCCGCAACGCGGGCGCTGCTCGACACCGGCCATGATCGACCGATCTTCGAGGCGACGCTGCAGCATGACGGCGTCCTCGTGCGTATCGACGTGCTGGAGCCGGACGGGTCTGGTGGCTGGCACATGGCCGAGGTGAAGAGTTCGACCAAGGCCAAGGACTATCACGTCGGCGACCTCGCCACGCAGCTCTGGGTTGCGCGCAACGCGGGTGTGCCGATCAGCAGCGCGGCGATCCGGCATATCGACAGTAGCTTCGTCCTTGAACGCGAGGGCGAACTCGATGGTCTGTTCGCCGACACGGATCTCTCGGCTGTTGCCGAACCGATTATCGCGGGCAGAAGCGAAACCGTCGCCGCCGCACGCGCGACGCTGGCTGGCGCCGAACCCGCGACGGTGCCGGGCGACCATTGTGACGCGCCGTTCCCGTGCGAATTTGGCGGATATTGCCACGTGGCGCTTCCCGCTCGTCCCAAGTGGCCGGTGACGGTTCTGCCTCATGGCGGTGGCAAGCGCTGGATCGAGCAGGGTATCGATGACCTGTTCGCCGTCGATCCCACCGCTCTGACCAATGCAATCCATGCCCGCGTTCACCGCGCCACCTTGTCAGGCGAGGTTTATCACGATGTTGAAGGCGCGCGCGCAGCGATGGCGGACTGGGCGTTTCCGCGCACCTGGCTCGATTTCGAGACGATTGGCTTCGCGGTGCCCAGGTGGATCGGCACACGACCCTATCAGCAGGTGCCGTTCCAATTCTCAGCGCATGTCGAAGCGGCCGACGGTGCGATCGTCCACCGTGAATTCCTCAACCTCGATGGCGGCGACCCGCGCCGTCCGTGTGCTGAGGCGCTGATAGAGATGGTTCCGCCATCTGGGGCGGTGATCGCCTATAATGCCAGCTTCGAACGAGGCCGCATCATGGAACTGGCCGCGGCCTTTCCTGATCTCGCCGCCGCGCTCGAAGCCATCGCCGGCCGGATCGTGGATCTACTGCCAGTCACCCGTGCGAATTGGTATCATCGTGATCAGCGCGGCAGCTGGTCGATCAAGGCCGTGTTGCCGACCATCGCTGCCGAAATGGATTACGCCGGGCTCGAGGTCAAAGACGGCGGCAGCGCGCAGGAAGCCTATGTCGAAGCGATCGCGGTCGGCACGACTCTCGCGCGGCGCGTGGCGCTGGATGCCGCCCTTCGCGCCTATTGCGGACGCGATACGGAAGCGATGATCATTCTCGCGCGCCGGCTGCTGGCTCGGTAG
- a CDS encoding YafY family protein, whose translation MAKLDRLLALVHALSDSSDGLTLDEMAERLAVNRRTAERMRDIIASHFDLDEIVDDRRKRFLIRDSLRRAYTRPTPAEVAALQAEVDGQRAAGKAVRAGQLASLLAKVKGALDDREKRRIDPDLDALARLQRTLVTAGPVAVVAPETVMAIQSAILAGCCIEFQYATEDRPEPRWRRVIPYGLVHGPLTYLLGKMPGSGSQPVYFRLDRMTEPKLSDTLGCAPDDWDIDGWLAESFGVWRDERQDVTLRVPASSATRARGWRFHRLQQLEELDDGGLRIRFASGGMRELAEHLFTWAGEIVIEGPDVLIAIMRDRIAAATTMLPA comes from the coding sequence ATGGCAAAATTGGATCGGTTACTCGCGCTGGTTCACGCTCTTTCAGATAGCTCCGACGGCTTGACGCTGGATGAGATGGCCGAACGGCTTGCCGTTAATCGTCGCACCGCTGAACGCATGCGAGATATCATCGCCAGCCATTTCGACTTAGACGAAATCGTCGACGACCGCCGCAAACGTTTCCTGATCCGAGATAGCCTGCGGCGTGCCTACACCCGTCCCACGCCAGCCGAAGTTGCGGCGCTGCAGGCCGAGGTGGATGGCCAGCGCGCAGCAGGCAAGGCAGTTCGCGCAGGCCAGCTTGCAAGCTTGCTGGCTAAGGTCAAAGGGGCGTTGGATGATCGGGAGAAGCGGCGGATTGACCCGGACCTTGATGCGCTCGCGCGGCTACAGCGAACATTGGTCACCGCAGGTCCGGTCGCGGTGGTGGCGCCAGAAACGGTCATGGCCATTCAAAGTGCCATCCTCGCTGGATGCTGCATCGAGTTCCAATATGCCACGGAGGATCGGCCGGAGCCGCGCTGGCGGAGGGTGATCCCCTACGGACTCGTTCATGGTCCGCTGACCTATCTGCTAGGCAAGATGCCGGGTAGCGGAAGTCAACCGGTGTATTTTCGGCTCGACCGTATGACCGAGCCGAAATTGAGCGATACCCTTGGTTGCGCGCCGGATGACTGGGACATTGATGGTTGGTTGGCGGAGAGCTTTGGGGTTTGGCGCGACGAGCGGCAGGATGTGACACTGCGTGTGCCTGCGTCGTCTGCCACCCGCGCTCGAGGGTGGCGCTTCCATCGTCTCCAGCAGCTTGAGGAGCTTGACGACGGCGGCTTGCGCATCCGCTTCGCTTCTGGCGGCATGCGCGAACTGGCTGAGCATCTGTTCACTTGGGCGGGCGAAATAGTGATCGAAGGTCCAGATGTTCTCATAGCAATTATGCGTGATCGGATCGCGGCCGCGACGACGATGTTGCCTGCTTAA